One Rosa chinensis cultivar Old Blush chromosome 5, RchiOBHm-V2, whole genome shotgun sequence genomic region harbors:
- the LOC112165696 gene encoding elongator complex protein 3 isoform X2, with protein MAMCRKYGLARVPKLVGMIAALPELDCKVLLPKLKAKPHRTASRITVVAVMSKPHRCPHIATIRNICVYCPGGPDSDFEHSTGYKSTSMRAIRAR; from the exons ATGGCCATGTGCCGCAAGTACGGCCTCGCACGTGTGCCAAAGCTGGTGGGGATGATCGCCGCGCTTCCGGAATTGGACTGCAAGGTTCTGCTCCCCAAGCTGAAAGCCAAGCCTCACCGAACCGCCTCTAGAATCACCGTCGTGGCTGTGATGTCGAAGCCTCACCGGTGCCCTCACATCGCCACCATCAGGAATATTTGTGTGTACTGCCCCGGTGGCCCCGATTCAGATTTTGAGCACAGTACTGGATACAAGTCTACTAGCATGCGCGCAATTCGAGCCAG ATAG
- the LOC112203400 gene encoding BAHD acyltransferase At5g47980, with translation MDLEMKVEVIEKETVTPSSPTPHHLKTFNLSSFDQFMPDVYVRLLLFFPNNSIIDHKVNTVDHHHSLITERSKLLKTSLSQTLSHFYPFAGRIFSHNNILSICCNDHGAAFIQTRVNCPISKVMEKYLPGTQNQLLPNASESTFESTGYLLLVQANFFECGGLAIGVSISHKIADGYTLYTFIRSWATMSLGSDVIAVPAVEFGVVASLYPPQDIFTNSSKTSFEHVYGDCVTRRFVFDASKILSLKSKAASATMPNPTRVEVVSALIWKCAMEASRSKFGSIRPSKLSQAVNFRKVMGNTNLMGNLLGFFQAKTKESEANLQSLVTILRKGIEEFKVKYGNEISRDDAARELYKDFVNLMGKDDTKIYKYTSWCRFGFYEANFGWGNPSWVSIPGRRVKNLILLLDTKDGDGIEAYLNFDEDEMAVIETNKELLAYASLNPIIN, from the coding sequence ATGGATTTAGAAATGAAGGTTGAAGTGATCGAAAAGGAAACAGTTACACCATCATCCCCTACTCCTCACCACCTTAAAACTTTCAACCTTTCTAGCTTTGATCAGTTTATGCCTGACGTATATGTTCGACTACTTCTCTTCTTTCCCAACAATAGTATTATTGATCATAAGGTCAATACAGTTGATCACCACCACTCTTTAATTACCGAAAGATCCAAGCTTTTGAAAACGTCATTATCTCAAACCCTCAGCCACTTCTATCCCTTCGCCGGAAGAATATTTAGCCACAATAATATTCTTTCAATATGTTGCAATGACCATGGGGCAGCATTTATCCAAACTCGAGTCAACTGTCCCATATCGAAGGTTATGGAAAAGTACCTTCCTGGGACACAAAATCAATTACTTCCAAATGCATCGGAATCAACATTTGAAAGCACAGGCTATCTTCTGTTAGTCCAAGCCAATTTCTTTGAATGTGGTGGACTTGCTATTGGGGTAAGCATTTCACATAAGATCGCGGACGGCTACACACTCTATACATTCATCCGTAGCTGGGCAACAATGAGCCTTGGCTCTGATGTAATAGCAGTTCCAGCTGTGGAATTTGGTGTTGTAGCTTCTCTTTACCCACCACAAGATATCTTCACCAACTCATCGAAAACTTCCTTTGAACATGTTTACGGAGATTGTGTGACAAGGAGATTTGTGTTTGATGCGTCAAAGATTCTATCTCTTAAGTCTAAAGCTGCCAGTGCCACAATGCCAAATCCAACTCGCGTTGAAGTAGTGTCTGCCCTCATCTGGAAATGTGCAATGGAAGCATCAAGATCAAAGTTTGGTTCTATAAGGCCATCTAAGTTGTCTCAAGCTGTGAACTTTAGGAAAGTAATGGGGAACACAAATTTGATGGGAAATCTTCTGGGATTCTTCCAAGCAAAGACAAAAGAAAGTGAAGCAAATCTGCAAAGCTTGGTTACTATACTAAGGAAAGGCATTGAGGAATTTAAAGTGAAATATGGTAATGAAATTAGCAGGGATGATGCTGCACGTGAACTTTACAAAGATTTTGTGAACCTAATGGGAAAAGATGATACAAAAATCTATAAATACACCAGTTGGTGCAGGTTTGGCTTCTATGAAGCCAATTTTGGATGGGGAAACCCATCATGGGTGAGCATCCCAGGTCGACGAGTCAAGAATCTCATTCTATTGCTTGATACAAAAGATGGAGATGGCATAGAAGCGTACTTGAATTTTGATGAAGACGAAATGGCTGTAATTGAAACCAATAAGGAGCTGCTTGCATATGCCTCTCTCAATCCTATTATTAATTGA
- the LOC112165696 gene encoding elongator complex protein 3 isoform X1, with protein MAMCRKYGLARVPKLVGMIAALPELDCKVLLPKLKAKPHRTASRITVVAVMSKPHRCPHIATIRNICVYCPGGPDSDFEHSTGYKSTSMRAIRASFVLRECVVHLVQTFAGGDGVPGQFYQKWAILPGCRARCRRESCSNSPAEAIWT; from the exons ATGGCCATGTGCCGCAAGTACGGCCTCGCACGTGTGCCAAAGCTGGTGGGGATGATCGCCGCGCTTCCGGAATTGGACTGCAAGGTTCTGCTCCCCAAGCTGAAAGCCAAGCCTCACCGAACCGCCTCTAGAATCACCGTCGTGGCTGTGATGTCGAAGCCTCACCGGTGCCCTCACATCGCCACCATCAGGAATATTTGTGTGTACTGCCCCGGTGGCCCCGATTCAGATTTTGAGCACAGTACTGGATACAAGTCTACTAGCATGCGCGCAATTCGAGCCAG TTTCGTATTGAGGGAATGCGTAGTCCACCTTGTTCAGACCTTCGCCGGAGGTGATGGTGTCCCGGGCCAGTTTTATCAGAAATGGGCCATCCTTCCGGGTTGTCGAGCTAGGTGTCGGCGAGAATCATGTTCGAACTCTCCGGCTGAGGCGATTTGGACTTGA